In the Periophthalmus magnuspinnatus isolate fPerMag1 chromosome 4, fPerMag1.2.pri, whole genome shotgun sequence genome, one interval contains:
- the rorca gene encoding RAR-related orphan receptor C a, with amino-acid sequence MRAQIEVIPCKICGDKSSGIHYGVITCEGCKGFFRRSQQNNAMYSCSRQRNCLIDRTNRNRCQHCRLQKCLALGMSRDAVKFGRMSKKQRDSLYAEVQKHQQSQECAGMGARDEGGDLPVHGRAYSRGSSAALSDLDDITALPEGLLFDLPLTPEDGGGDYCNLDMLGGSGGSSSSSQSSPEQTNLDFNEANHSIKHEYQLLHNSGLFSHAIINPLPEGCPLIEIERITQNVVKSHIETRQYSTEELKRMAWTLYSPEETRSIQTKSAEVMWQQCAIHITNAIQYVVEFAKRISGFMDLCQNDQIILLKAGCMDVLLIRMCRAYNPINNTMLFDGKFAAAHLFKALGCDDLVTSVFDLARSLSRLQMSEEEMALFSAAVLLSPDRLWLTDVHKIQKMQEKVYLALQRCLQEDGASEGKLAKMVSKLPIMKSICNLHIDKLEFFRLVHPETAYTFPPLYREVFGSEIPFPDSTEG; translated from the exons ATGAGAG CTCAAATAGAAGTGATCCCCTGTAAGATATGTGGGGATAAATCATCAGGAATCCATTATGGTGTCATCACCTGTGAAGGCTGCAAA GGTTTCTTTCGCCGCAGTCAGCAAAACAATGCTATGTACTCCTGCTCGCGGCAGAGGAACTGTCTCATTGATCGGACCAACCGCAACCGTTGTCAGCACTGCAGGCTGCAGAAATGCTTGGCCCTGGGCATGAGCCGCGACG CTGTAAAATTTGGCCGTATGTCTAAGAAGCAGCGGGACAGCCTGTATGCAGAGGTCCAGAAGCACCAGCAGTCTCAAGAGTGTGCGGGGATGGGTGCTCGTGATGAGGGCGGGGACCTGCCTGTGCACGGGCGCGCCTACAGCCGGGGATCCAGTGCGGCCCTCAGTGACCTGGATGACATCACGGCTCTGCCTGAGGGGCTGCTGTTTGACCTGCCGCTCACTCCAGAGGATGGTGGGGGTGACTACTGTAACCTGGACATGCTCGGGGGCAGCGGAGGCAGCAGCTCCTCCTCGCAGAGCTCTCCAGAGCAGACCAACCTGGACTTTAATGAGGCCAACCACAGCATCAAGCATGAATACCAACTGCTCCACAACTCTGGGCTCTTCTCACATGCCATTATCAACCCACTGCCTGAAGGCTGCCCTCTCATTGAAATCG AGCGTATAACTCAGAATGTGGTGAAGTCGCACATTGAGACACGACAGTATAGCACAGAGGAGCTTAAACGCATGGCCTGGACCCTGTACAGCCCAGAAGAGACACGGTCCATTCAAACCAAG TCAGCTGAGGTAATGTGGCAACAATGTGCTATTCACATCACCAACGCAATCCAGTATGTGGTGGAGTTTGCCAAGCGCATCTCTGGCTTCATGGACCTCTGTCAAAATGATCAGATTATCCTTTTAAAAGCAG GCTGCATGGATGTACTTCTGATCCGTATGTGCCGGGCTTATAACCCTATCAATAATACAATGCTTTTTGATGGGAAGTTTGCCGCAGCACATCTTTTTAAAGCTCTTG GCTGTGATGATCTGGTCACCTCAGTGTTTGACTTGGCCAGGAGCCTGAGCCGTTTACAAatgtcagaggaggagatggcTTTGTTCAGTGCTGCTGTGCTGCTTTCTCCAG ATCGACTATGGCTCACAGATGTCCACAAAATACAGAAGATGCAGGAGAAGGTTTACCTGGCTCTGCAGCGCTGTCTACAGGAAGATGGCGCATCAGAAGGCAAACTTGCTAAG ATGGTTTCTAAACTCCCTATAATGAAGTCCATTTGCAACCTCCACATCGACAAGTTGGAGTTTTTCCGTCTGGTCCACCCTGAGACTGCCTACACATTTCCTCCTTTGTACAGAGAGGTGTTTGGCAGTGAAATCCCTTTCCCAGACTCCACAGAGGGTTAG
- the sh3gl1b gene encoding SH3-domain GRB2-like 1b isoform X1, which translates to MSVAGLRKQFYKASQMVSEKVGGAEGTKLDEEFKDLERKVDVTSKAVVDVISKTSEYLQPNPASRAKLSMLNTVSKIRGQVKNPGYPQAESLLGECMTKYGRELGEDTNFGGALVDVGEAMKRLAEVKDSLDIDVKQNFIDPLQGLCDKDLREIQHHLKKLEGRRLDYDYKKKRLGKIPDEEIQQALEKFHESKEVAQTSMYNLLETDIEQVSQLSSLVESQLQYHRQAVQVLEDLYSKLQDRVTEAQSRPRREYTPKPKPVYDFGDNSHSNGGYTSSMAAPPSRNSEASLHLDRYSFRKPRLSPEQPSCKALYDFDPENEGELGFREGDIIILTNQIDENWYEGMLNGQSGFFPLNYVEVLVPLPH; encoded by the exons ATGTCTGTAGCGGGGTTGAGGAAACAGTTTTATAAAGCCAGTCAG ATGGTCAGTGAGAAAGTGGGCGGTGCAGAAGGAACAAAACTAGATGAGGAATTCAAAGACTTGGAACGG AAAGTAGATGTGACAAGTAAAGCAGTAGTAGATGTCATCTCAAAAACCTCAGAGTACCTTCAGCCCAATCCAG CCTCCAGAGCCAAACTGTCCATGTTGAACACAGTGTCTAAGATCCGTGGTCAGGTGAAGAATCCGGGCTACCCCCAGGCTGAGAGCCTGCTCGGGGAGTGCATGACTAAATACGGACGAGAGCTGGGAGAGGACACTAACTTTG GGGGAGCACTGGTGGATGTAGGAGAGGCCATGAAGAGATTGGCAGAGGTCAAAGATTCTCTCGACATCGACGTTAAACAGAACTTTATTGATCCTTTACAAGGCCTATGTGACAAGGACCTCCGAGAGATACAG CACCACCTTAAGAAGCTGGAGGGCCGGCGGCTTGACTATGATTACAAAAAGAAGCGCCTGGGGAAGATCCCTGATGAGGAGATCCAGCAGGCTCTGGAGAAGTTTCACGAGTCAAAGGAAGTGGCCCAGACAAGCATGTACAACCTCCTGGAGACAGAT ATCGAGCAGGTGAGCCAGCTGTCTTCTCTGGTGGAGTCTCAGCTGCAGTACCACAGGCAGGCCGTGCAGGTGCTGGAGGACCTTTACAGCAAGCTCCAGGACAG GGTGACAGAGGCTCAGTCTCGGCCCAGACGTGAATACACTCCTAAACCCAAACCTGTGTATGACTTTGGGGACAACAGCCATTCAAATGGAGGATACACCTCTTCCATGGCTGCTCCACCTTCACGGAACTCAg AAGCGTCACTGCACTTGGACAGATATTCTTTTCGGAAACCCAGATTGT CTCCTGAACAGCCGAGCTGTAAAGCCCTGTATGACTTTGACCCAGAGAATGAGGGTGAGCTGGGCTTTCGCGAGGGAGACATTATTATTCTAACCAATCAGATTGACGAGAACTGGTATGAGGGCATGCTCAATGGCCAGTCAGGATTCTTCCCACTCAACTACGTGGAGGTGCTGGTCCCACTGCCTCATTAG
- the sh3gl1b gene encoding SH3-domain GRB2-like 1b isoform X2, translating to MSVAGLRKQFYKASQMVSEKVGGAEGTKLDEEFKDLERKVDVTSKAVVDVISKTSEYLQPNPASRAKLSMLNTVSKIRGQVKNPGYPQAESLLGECMTKYGRELGEDTNFGGALVDVGEAMKRLAEVKDSLDIDVKQNFIDPLQGLCDKDLREIQHHLKKLEGRRLDYDYKKKRLGKIPDEEIQQALEKFHESKEVAQTSMYNLLETDIEQVSQLSSLVESQLQYHRQAVQVLEDLYSKLQDRVTEAQSRPRREYTPKPKPVYDFGDNSHSNGGYTSSMAAPPSRNSAPEQPSCKALYDFDPENEGELGFREGDIIILTNQIDENWYEGMLNGQSGFFPLNYVEVLVPLPH from the exons ATGTCTGTAGCGGGGTTGAGGAAACAGTTTTATAAAGCCAGTCAG ATGGTCAGTGAGAAAGTGGGCGGTGCAGAAGGAACAAAACTAGATGAGGAATTCAAAGACTTGGAACGG AAAGTAGATGTGACAAGTAAAGCAGTAGTAGATGTCATCTCAAAAACCTCAGAGTACCTTCAGCCCAATCCAG CCTCCAGAGCCAAACTGTCCATGTTGAACACAGTGTCTAAGATCCGTGGTCAGGTGAAGAATCCGGGCTACCCCCAGGCTGAGAGCCTGCTCGGGGAGTGCATGACTAAATACGGACGAGAGCTGGGAGAGGACACTAACTTTG GGGGAGCACTGGTGGATGTAGGAGAGGCCATGAAGAGATTGGCAGAGGTCAAAGATTCTCTCGACATCGACGTTAAACAGAACTTTATTGATCCTTTACAAGGCCTATGTGACAAGGACCTCCGAGAGATACAG CACCACCTTAAGAAGCTGGAGGGCCGGCGGCTTGACTATGATTACAAAAAGAAGCGCCTGGGGAAGATCCCTGATGAGGAGATCCAGCAGGCTCTGGAGAAGTTTCACGAGTCAAAGGAAGTGGCCCAGACAAGCATGTACAACCTCCTGGAGACAGAT ATCGAGCAGGTGAGCCAGCTGTCTTCTCTGGTGGAGTCTCAGCTGCAGTACCACAGGCAGGCCGTGCAGGTGCTGGAGGACCTTTACAGCAAGCTCCAGGACAG GGTGACAGAGGCTCAGTCTCGGCCCAGACGTGAATACACTCCTAAACCCAAACCTGTGTATGACTTTGGGGACAACAGCCATTCAAATGGAGGATACACCTCTTCCATGGCTGCTCCACCTTCACGGAACTCAg CTCCTGAACAGCCGAGCTGTAAAGCCCTGTATGACTTTGACCCAGAGAATGAGGGTGAGCTGGGCTTTCGCGAGGGAGACATTATTATTCTAACCAATCAGATTGACGAGAACTGGTATGAGGGCATGCTCAATGGCCAGTCAGGATTCTTCCCACTCAACTACGTGGAGGTGCTGGTCCCACTGCCTCATTAG